From the Hevea brasiliensis isolate MT/VB/25A 57/8 chromosome 15, ASM3005281v1, whole genome shotgun sequence genome, one window contains:
- the LOC110672983 gene encoding pectate lyase-like has protein sequence MEVANNLVLIFVVSLATIIPLLEADVGYNDDDVWQKRQEEAKKNMMRSYVPNPLLVTEEFDSQVDQDKDKNGTFESDDKGKDETWYNDNDMKENNSTTGSVDTATNSTSDFGMESETNSTRRNLRQGKTPYRGPCHTTNPIDRCWRCRRNWDTRRKRLARCGLGFGRRTTGGMAGKIYVVTDNSDDNLLEPKVGTLRHAVIQKEPLWIIFAKDMNIKLSKELLVCNNKTIDGRGANVHIAYGAGITLQFVSNVIIHGLHVHHICTASGGMIRDSSDHFGIRTQSDGDGISIFGSTNVWIDHVSMSRCQDGLIDAIQGSTAITISNCHFTHHNDVILLGASDSFSGDQFMQVTVAFNHFGQGLVQRMPRCRWGFFHVVNNDYTHWKMYAIGGSMHPTIISQGNRFIAPNDLALKEVTKRDYATEAEWKNWIWRSEGDMFMNGAFFVQSGQPHMKTKKDRKYMIKAKPGAYATRMTRFAGALNCRPGRKC, from the exons atggaagtggCTAATAATTTAGTGTTGATATTTGTGGTTTCTTTAGCCACCATTATCCCATTACTAGAAGCAGATGTTGGCTACAACGATGATGATGTCTGGCAGAAAAGACAGGAGGAAGCTAAGAAAAATATGATGCGGTCCTATGTACCAAACCCTTTATTAGTCACAGAAGAGTTCGACTCTCAAGTTGACCA GGACAAGGATAAAAATGGAACTTTCGAGTCTGATGACAAGGGGAAAGATGAAACTTGGTACAATGATAATGATATGAAAGAAAACAACAGTACTACAGGCTCTGTTGATACAGCAACAAACAGCACTTCTGATTTTGGAATGGAGTCAGAGACCAACAGCACCAGGAGGAACCTAAGACAAGGAAAGACTCCGTATAGAGGTCCATGCCACACAACCAATCCGATTGATCGTTGCTGGAGGTGCAGACGCAATTGGGACACACGCCGTAAACGTCTTGCAAGATGTGGACTTGGTTTCGGCCGCAGAACCACTGGAGGAATGGCTGGAAAAATCTACGTGGTCACCGATAATTCTGACGACAATTTATTGGAGCCTAAAGTAGGGACTTTGCGCCATGCAGTGATCCAAAAGGAACCATTGTGGATCATCTTTGCCAAAGATATGAACATTAAGTTGTCAAAAGAGCTTCTTGTGTGCAACAATAAGACCATTGATGGGCGAGGAGCTAATGTTCATATTGCTTATGGTGCTGGGATTACCTTACAATTTGTTAGTAATGTGATCATTCACGGACTTCATGTCCACCACATTTGTACTGCTAGTGGTGGCATGATTAGGGACTCCTCTGACCATTTTGGAATCAGGACTCAGAGTGATGGAGATGGCATTTCCATCTTTGGATCCACAAATGTTTGGATTGATCATGTTTCTATGTCTAGATGTCAAGATGGTCTCATTGATGCAATTCAGGGATCCACTGCAATTACCATTTCAAATTGCCATTTCACTCACCACAACGAT GTAATCTTGTTGGGTGCAAGTGACAGCTTCTCAGGCGATCAATTTATGCAAGTAACAGTAGCATTCAACCATTTTGGTCAGGGATTAGTGCAGAGAATGCCAAGATGCAGATGGGGTTTCTTCCATGTGGTTAACAATGACTACACCCACTGGAAGATGTATGCCATTGGAGGTAGCATGCATCCTACCATCATTAGCCAGGGAAATCGGTTTATTGCCCCCAACGACCTTGCTCTTAAAGAG GTGACCAAGAGAGACTATGCCACAGAAGCTGAATGGAAGAATTGGATATGGAGATCAGAAGGTGATATGTTCATGAATGGAGCCTTCTTTGTTCAATCTGGGCAACCACACATGAAGACGAAGAAAGACAGGAAATATATGATAAAAGCCAAGCCTGGAGCATATGCTACTAGGATGACACGCTTTGCAGGAGCACTGAATTGCAGGCCTGGCAGGAAATGTTAG